In the genome of Rhodamnia argentea isolate NSW1041297 chromosome 3, ASM2092103v1, whole genome shotgun sequence, one region contains:
- the LOC115748016 gene encoding caffeic acid 3-O-methyltransferase-like, translated as MDEPKMIAINKEEHESSSSSIPLYAMQLATSSVLPMVLKATVELGVLEILEREGPAAMLSSSQIASKIPVRNNPQAPDVLDKMLSLLASHSILSVSLGKDCPGDGGCRVYGLAPVAEYFLRNREGGSLSDLMFMAQDRVMIDFWFHLKDAVLEGGIPFERAYGMTVPSYLGKDARFSQLFKNSMKEYNKLLMSKILDGYKGFEGLSSLVDVGGGDGSILSMIISKYPHIKAINFDLASVIEKSPSYPGIEYIAGDMFVSIPKGDAIFIKWVLHMFNDELCVKILKNCYDSLPCDGKVMAVDLVIPEVPEADLAAQNLFQMYVFMRVNSKGKERTEKEFETLAKAAGFCSIRVAYSAHNFSLVELYKNGKSC; from the exons ATGGACGAACCCAAGATGATAGCTATCAACAAGGAGGAACAtgaatcatcatcttcatcgatCCCACTCTACGCCATGCAACTGGCGACTTCATCCGTCCTGCCCATGGTCCTGAAGGCAACAGTCGAACTTGGCGTGCTTGAGATCTTGGAGAGAGAAGGCCCCGCCGCCATGCTCTCTTCTTCGCAGATCGCTTCCAAGATCCCCGTCAGGAACAACCCGCAAGCACCCGACGTGCTCGATAAGATGCTCAGCCTCCTCGCTAGCCACTCGATTCTCAGCGTCTCCTTGGGAAAAGATTGCCCGGGTGATGGGGGTTGCAGAGTCTATGGTTTGGCACCAGTGGCCGAGTACTTCTTGAGGAACCGAGAAGGAGGGTCGCTGAGTGATCTGATGTTCATGGCTCAGGACAGGGTCATGATTGATTTCTG GTTCCACTTAAAAGATGCAGTTCTGGAAGGAGGAATTCCATTTGAAAGGGCATATGGGATGACCGTACCCTCATACTTAGGGAAGGATGCGAGATTCTCTCAGCTTTTCAAGAACTCGATGAAAGAATACAACAAGCTCCTCATGTCGAAAATCTTAGACGGATACAAGGGTTTCGAAGGGCTCAGCTCGCTAGTTGATGTTGGAGGCGGCGATGGTTCCATTCTTAGCATGATCATTTCCAAGTACCCTCACATTAAGGCGATCAACTTCGATCTGGCATCGGTTATCGAGAAGTCGCCTTCTTATCCAG GTATTGAGTACATTGCTGGAGATATGTTTGTAAGCATTCCAAAAGGAGATGCGATTTTCATTAAG TGGGTACTTCACATGTTCAATGATGAACTCTGTGTCAAGATCCTAAAGAACTGCTACGACTCATTGCCATGCGATGGGAAGGTAATGGCGGTCGATCTGGTGATTCCCGAAGTGCCTGAAGCCGATCTTGCTGCTCAAAACCTGTTCCAGATGTATGTGTTCATGCGGGTGAATTCGAAGGGGAAAGAGAGGACAGAGAAAGAGTTCGAGACTCTAGCAAAAGCGGCGGGATTTTGCAGCATTCGAGTGGCATATTCCGCCCATAATTTCTCCCTTGTTGAGCTATACAAGAATGGCAAATCTTGCTAA
- the LOC115748014 gene encoding metal tolerance protein 1-like — MSTHDSEHGHIIEVCGDVPALETSQVGGKVCAEAPCGFSDASNSSKDARERSNSMKKLLIVVVLCVIFMSVEVVGGIEANSLAILTDAAHLLSDVASFAISLFALWASGWEATPRQSYGFFRIEILGALVSIQIIWLLAGILVYEAIDRLINGTTEVHGFLMFIVATFGLLVNIAMAVLLGHDHSHGHGHGHDHGHGHSHGHDDDDDTHEHDGDHAHSRGDHGDLHTHGLTFKKHPHHHHGEDSKGHADQHHGHETDQTEPLLQTCSEAEGDSKAGTTQKQRRNINMQGAYLHVLGDSIQSVGVMIGGAIIWIKPEWKIVDLICTLIFSVIVLGTTIRMLRNILEVLMESTPREIDATRLERGLCEMDEVIAVHELHIWAITVGKVLLACHVKIKSDANADMVLDKVVDYIRREYNISHVTIQIERE, encoded by the coding sequence ATGAGCACACACGATTCTGAACATGGACACATCATTGAAGTGTGTGGAGATGTGCCAGCCTTGGAAACGAGCCAGGTCGGTGGTAAGGTATGCGCAGAGGCACCTTGTGGTTTTTCAGACGCCAGCAATAGTTCGAAAGATGCAAGAGAGAGGTCAAACTCGATGAAGAAACTTTTGATTGTGGTTGTGCTTTGTGTGATCTTCATGAGCGTAGAAGTAGTCGGTGGTATTGAAGCCAACAGTCTTGCCATTCTCACAGATGCAGCGCATTTGCTGTCGGATGTTGCTTCATTTGCAATATCCTTATTCGCTCTTTGGGCATCAGGTTGGGAGGCCACTCCACGCCAGTCTTATGGTTTCTTCCGAATTGAAATTCTTGGTGCACTTGTCTCCATCCAGATTATATGGCTACTTGCTGGGATTCTTGTGTATGAAGCAATAGATAGACTTATTAACGGTACAACCGAAGTTCATGGCTTTCTCATGTTCATTGTTGCTACATTTGGTCTTCTTGTGAACATTGCCATGGCAGTCTTACTGGGTCATGATCACAGCCATGGTCACGGCCACGGACATGACCATGGTCATGGACATAGTCATGGgcatgatgacgatgatgatacACATGAACATGATGGTGATCATGCTCATAGCCGCGGGGATCATGGTGATTTGCATACTCATGGATTAACTTTTAAGAAGCATCCCCATCATCATCATGGAGAAGATTCTAAAGGACATGCTGATCAACATCATGGCCATGAAACAGATCAAACTGAGCCTCTTTTGCAGACTTGCTCGGAAGCTGAAGGTGACTCAAAAGCTGGAACCACACAGAAGCAGCGACGTAATATCAACATGCAAGGTGCTTATCTTCATGTACTAGGGGATTCCATTCAAAGTGTAGGAGTGATGATTGGCGGTGCAATTATATGGATTAAGCCCGAGTGGAAGATTGTCGACTTGATCTGCACCCTGATATTCTCAGTAATTGTGCTTGGGACAACAATAAGGATGCTCCGTAACATTCTGGAGGTTCTGATGGAGAGTACACCTAGAGAGATTGATGCCACAAGGCTTGAGAGGGGACTTTGCGAGATGGATGAAGTGATTGCAGTCCATGAATTGCACATCTGGGCTATAACGGTTGGAAAGGTGCTATTAGCCTGCCATGTCAAAATAAAGAGCGATGCCAACGCCGATATGGTCCTGGACAAGGTTGTAGACTACATCAGAAGAGAGTACAATATAAGTCATGTCACCATTCAAATAGAAAGAGAGTAG